A window of the Desulfovibrio sp. UIB00 genome harbors these coding sequences:
- a CDS encoding DUF485 domain-containing protein, giving the protein MASELTQRIEKNAQYQHLIKTRNALGWRLTLVVFAAYYGFILVVAFDKQLFATPLAAGMTTTWGIPLGIGIILLTVVLTAVYVRKANNEFDPALKQILEKEVQS; this is encoded by the coding sequence ATGGCCTCAGAACTGACGCAACGAATCGAAAAGAATGCGCAATATCAGCACTTGATCAAGACGCGCAACGCCCTTGGCTGGCGACTCACGCTTGTGGTTTTTGCCGCGTATTACGGTTTTATTCTGGTTGTCGCCTTTGACAAGCAGCTCTTTGCCACACCTCTTGCAGCAGGAATGACGACGACATGGGGCATTCCCCTGGGCATCGGCATCATCCTGCTGACCGTTGTGCTTACAGCGGTCTATGTTCGCAAGGCCAACAACGAATTTGACCCTGCGCTCAAGCAGATTCTTGAAAAAGAGGTGCAGTCATGA
- a CDS encoding 3'-5' exonuclease: protein MQNTWIQTVARRWRIRGLREPYRSLLDQDDGLLVSIDCETTSLNVKEAELLSIAAVCIDGRRLCTRDAFYALITPQHAPDGQNVRVHGLRPCDFSTGLPLQDVLSAFLQFVRGRTLVGYYLQYDLAVLNKNLRPLMGAALPNSRIEVSGRYYDWRFAQYPGAYIDLRWETMVKNLRLPTLPRHDAMNDAITAAMMYLALQSRGYGAHRLP, encoded by the coding sequence ATGCAAAACACCTGGATACAGACCGTGGCGCGCCGCTGGCGCATACGCGGCCTGCGGGAACCCTACCGTTCCCTGCTGGATCAGGATGACGGCCTGCTTGTAAGCATTGATTGCGAAACGACCTCGCTCAATGTGAAGGAAGCTGAGCTTTTATCCATCGCCGCCGTCTGCATAGACGGCAGGCGTCTTTGCACCAGAGACGCCTTTTACGCGCTGATAACGCCGCAGCATGCCCCTGACGGGCAGAATGTGCGCGTGCACGGGTTGCGCCCGTGTGATTTCAGCACGGGTCTGCCGCTTCAGGATGTGTTGTCGGCTTTTCTTCAGTTTGTCAGAGGCAGAACACTGGTGGGCTATTATCTGCAATACGACCTTGCAGTGTTGAACAAAAACTTGAGGCCACTGATGGGGGCAGCATTGCCAAACAGTCGCATAGAGGTTTCAGGCCGCTATTACGACTGGCGATTTGCGCAATATCCTGGCGCCTACATTGATCTGCGATGGGAAACGATGGTCAAAAACCTTCGCCTTCCCACGCTGCCAAGGCACGATGCCATGAACGACGCCATAACAGCCGCCATGATGTATCTGGCGCTGCAATCGCGCGGATACGGCGCACACAGGCTCCCATAA